A stretch of the Haloplanus aerogenes genome encodes the following:
- the thpR gene encoding RNA 2',3'-cyclic phosphodiesterase — MRLFVSVDLDGLAEGVADAQARLPDTGSLRPVDPEGAHVTLKFLGEVDPDRVDTIQGALTTAITDADVSPFEMVVGDFGVFPSLDYISVVWAGVREGGSALTRLHEAVERETTALGFDPEDHEFTPHVTLARMDDARGKEAVQRVVREADPTVGRMDVTEVRLTKSTLTDDGPEYETVARFPLSA, encoded by the coding sequence ATGCGACTGTTCGTCAGCGTCGACCTCGACGGGCTGGCGGAGGGGGTCGCGGACGCCCAGGCCCGACTCCCCGACACCGGGAGCCTCCGCCCCGTCGACCCCGAGGGCGCCCACGTCACGCTCAAATTTCTGGGCGAGGTCGATCCCGATCGTGTCGACACGATTCAGGGCGCGTTGACCACCGCCATTACCGACGCCGACGTGTCCCCCTTCGAGATGGTCGTCGGCGACTTCGGCGTCTTCCCCTCGCTCGACTACATCAGCGTCGTCTGGGCGGGCGTCCGGGAGGGTGGTTCGGCGCTCACTCGTCTCCACGAGGCGGTCGAACGCGAGACGACGGCGCTGGGGTTCGATCCCGAGGACCACGAGTTCACCCCGCACGTCACGCTCGCCCGGATGGACGACGCCCGCGGCAAGGAGGCCGTCCAGCGGGTCGTCCGCGAGGCCGATCCGACCGTCGGCCGGATGGACGTGACCGAGGTTCGCCTCACGAAGAGTACGCTCACCGACGACGGGCCGGAGTACGAGACAGTCGCGCGGTTCCCGCTATCGGCGTGA
- a CDS encoding tetratricopeptide repeat protein, whose amino-acid sequence MEDDRPHRFSEGQGFDEDYEEFSLDPPELSVDPSQVDPVDSRVLTDMLDERNVASDQVDAERLIDVGLSYMGINRFEEATGTFERAAQFAEDDLVAQEAWVNKGAAHAQLEEYDEAVGAYEEALAIDESSEHAAEAHTNLAYALWEWGRTEQALEHAERAVEVDPRFAQAWYNRGFFLSERGLHENAIDCFDNAIRLGMRTAGVLEEKAIALEEAGQTEEAERVQEQAEELREEAERELIEDQ is encoded by the coding sequence ATGGAAGACGATCGCCCCCACCGATTCTCCGAAGGGCAGGGGTTCGACGAGGACTACGAGGAGTTCTCACTCGACCCGCCCGAACTCTCGGTCGACCCGTCGCAGGTCGACCCCGTCGACTCGCGGGTGTTGACCGACATGCTCGACGAACGCAACGTCGCCAGCGACCAGGTCGACGCCGAACGTCTCATCGACGTCGGCCTCTCCTACATGGGTATCAACCGTTTCGAGGAGGCGACGGGGACGTTCGAGCGCGCGGCGCAGTTCGCCGAGGACGATCTGGTCGCGCAGGAAGCGTGGGTGAACAAGGGTGCCGCCCACGCGCAACTGGAGGAGTACGACGAAGCGGTCGGCGCCTACGAGGAGGCGCTCGCCATCGACGAGTCGTCCGAACACGCCGCCGAGGCACACACGAACCTCGCGTACGCGCTCTGGGAGTGGGGCCGCACGGAGCAGGCACTCGAACACGCCGAGCGGGCGGTCGAGGTCGACCCCCGGTTCGCGCAGGCGTGGTACAACCGCGGGTTCTTCCTCTCGGAGCGTGGCCTCCACGAGAACGCCATCGACTGCTTCGACAACGCCATCCGACTGGGGATGCGCACCGCCGGCGTGTTGGAGGAGAAGGCCATCGCGCTAGAGGAGGCGGGCCAGACCGAGGAGGCCGAGCGCGTCCAAGAACAGGCCGAAGAGCTTCGTGAGGAGGCCGAGCGCGAACTGATCGAGGATCAGTAG
- a CDS encoding DUF424 domain-containing protein, translating to MLVRERDTPEGLLVAVCDEECLGETYGDGDVSLTVTEEFYGGEECDRDEVVDSLTRASVANLVGEECVTVAIEAGLVDEERVLDLGGALHAQLLWL from the coding sequence ATGCTCGTCCGCGAACGTGACACACCCGAGGGACTGCTGGTCGCCGTCTGCGACGAGGAGTGTCTCGGCGAAACCTACGGCGACGGCGACGTGTCGCTGACGGTGACCGAGGAGTTCTACGGCGGCGAGGAGTGTGACCGCGACGAGGTGGTCGACTCGCTGACGCGGGCGTCGGTCGCCAACCTCGTCGGCGAGGAGTGTGTGACCGTCGCTATCGAGGCGGGACTGGTCGACGAGGAGCGCGTTCTCGATCTCGGTGGGGCGCTCCACGCCCAGTTGCTCTGGCTTTAG
- a CDS encoding DUF4352 domain-containing protein gives MERRRVLTACGTVLAGMIAGCSGGGGEEATPTGTAAPTATETATATATATAEPTATETETAEPTATETATATPTPGPDGPTHDLDESFTIGSGNEAIGYRIIDFYAADEIGSSANNDAADGTFLIVVLELSNPRDNAVSFPNNNFLAWNEEQIRYIDDDATPKIGDDDRIDVEPIGTTTVLAGRSKTGAVVFDLDTDQTYWLRINPTGDSGETHYVRVGSMSEIQRLQGSFT, from the coding sequence ATGGAACGTCGACGGGTTTTAACAGCGTGTGGAACAGTTCTCGCGGGGATGATCGCCGGTTGTAGCGGCGGTGGGGGCGAGGAGGCGACGCCGACGGGGACGGCGGCGCCGACGGCCACCGAAACCGCGACGGCGACCGCGACGGCCACCGCGGAGCCGACGGCCACCGAAACGGAGACGGCGGAGCCGACGGCCACCGAGACGGCCACCGCGACGCCCACGCCGGGACCGGACGGGCCGACCCACGACCTCGACGAGTCGTTCACGATCGGGTCGGGTAACGAGGCCATCGGCTACCGGATCATCGATTTCTACGCAGCCGACGAAATCGGGAGTTCGGCGAACAACGACGCCGCCGACGGCACGTTCCTGATCGTCGTCCTCGAACTCTCGAATCCGCGGGACAACGCCGTCTCGTTCCCGAACAACAACTTCCTCGCCTGGAACGAGGAACAGATCCGTTACATCGACGACGACGCGACGCCGAAAATCGGTGACGACGACCGGATCGACGTCGAGCCAATCGGCACCACGACGGTCCTCGCCGGCCGTTCGAAGACGGGTGCCGTGGTGTTCGACCTCGATACCGACCAGACCTACTGGCTCCGCATCAACCCCACCGGTGACTCGGGCGAGACCCACTACGTCCGCGTCGGCTCGATGTCCGAGATCCAGCGACTCCAGGGTTCGTTCACCTAA
- the sufS gene encoding bifunctional cysteine desulfurase/selenocysteine lyase SufS has product MGVQESYPIDVEAIRADFPILDRKVGGDVERPGEGPGDDTPLYYLDNAATSHTPDQVVDTISEYYRGYNANVHRGIHQLSQEASVAYENAHDTVADFIGASGREEVVFTKNTTESENLVAYAWGLNELGPGDNVVMTEMEHHASLVTWQQIAKKTGAEVRYIRVDDDGYLDRDHAADLIDDSTQMVSVVHVSNTLGTVNPVADLADLAHDHGAYIFVDGAQSAPTQPVDVTAIDADFFAFSGHKMCGPTGIGALYGKEHVLEEMEPYLYGGDMIRRVTYEDSTWEDLPWKFEAGTPSIAQGIAFAAAVDYLEDIGMANVQAHEELLAEYAYDQLSAFDDVTIYGPPGDDRGGLVAFNVEGVHAHDLSSIVNDHGVAIRAGDHCTQPLHDKLGVAASARASFYIYNTRDEIDALIEAVDDARELFA; this is encoded by the coding sequence ATGGGAGTCCAGGAATCGTATCCAATCGACGTGGAGGCCATCCGGGCCGATTTCCCGATCCTCGACCGGAAGGTCGGGGGTGACGTGGAGAGGCCCGGAGAGGGCCCCGGCGACGACACGCCGCTGTACTATCTGGACAACGCCGCGACGAGTCACACGCCGGACCAGGTGGTCGACACGATCAGCGAGTACTACCGCGGATACAACGCCAACGTCCACCGTGGCATCCACCAGTTGAGTCAGGAAGCGTCGGTCGCGTACGAGAACGCCCACGACACGGTCGCCGACTTCATCGGTGCCAGCGGTCGCGAGGAAGTGGTGTTCACCAAGAACACGACCGAGAGCGAGAACCTCGTCGCCTACGCGTGGGGGCTGAACGAACTCGGCCCCGGCGACAACGTGGTCATGACCGAGATGGAACACCACGCGTCGCTGGTGACGTGGCAACAGATCGCGAAAAAGACCGGCGCCGAGGTGCGCTACATTCGCGTGGACGACGACGGGTATCTGGACAGGGACCACGCCGCCGATCTGATCGACGACTCGACGCAGATGGTGTCGGTGGTCCACGTCTCCAACACGCTGGGGACCGTGAATCCGGTGGCCGACCTCGCGGATCTGGCTCACGATCACGGCGCCTACATCTTCGTCGACGGCGCGCAGTCGGCGCCCACCCAACCCGTCGACGTGACGGCCATCGACGCCGACTTCTTCGCGTTCTCGGGGCACAAGATGTGCGGCCCGACCGGTATCGGCGCGCTCTACGGCAAGGAACACGTACTGGAAGAGATGGAGCCGTACCTCTACGGCGGCGACATGATCCGCCGGGTCACCTACGAGGACTCGACGTGGGAGGACCTCCCCTGGAAGTTCGAGGCGGGCACCCCCTCCATCGCACAGGGCATCGCCTTCGCCGCCGCCGTCGACTATCTGGAGGACATCGGCATGGCAAACGTCCAGGCGCACGAGGAACTGCTCGCGGAGTACGCCTACGACCAGTTGTCGGCGTTCGACGACGTGACCATCTACGGGCCGCCGGGCGACGACCGGGGCGGCCTCGTCGCGTTCAACGTAGAGGGCGTCCACGCCCACGACCTCTCCAGTATCGTCAACGATCACGGCGTGGCCATCCGCGCCGGCGACCACTGCACGCAGCCGCTCCACGACAAACTTGGCGTCGCCGCCTCCGCGCGCGCCTCCTTCTACATCTACAACACCCGCGACGAGATCGACGCGCTGATCGAGGCCGTCGACGACGCTCGCGAGTTGTTCGCGTAG
- the thsA gene encoding thermosome subunit alpha produces the protein MIILGEDSQRTQGKDAQTMNITAGKAVAEAVRTTLGPKGMDKMLVDSGGSVVVTNDGVTILKEMDIDHPAANMIVEVSETQEDEVGDGTTTAVVIAGELLDEAEDLIDQDIHPTTLAQGYRRAAEKAKEILEENAIDVSADDRETLVKIAATAMTGKGAESAKDQLADLLVDAVLAVRDDDGVDTDNVSIEKVVGGAIDNSELIEGVIVDKERVSDSMPYAVEDANIALIDGSLEIKETEIDAEVNVTDPDQLQQFLDQEEKQLREMVDHLKEVGADAVFVGSGIDDMAQHYLAQEGILAVRRVKDSDLSRLARSTGGTVVGSVDDLTEDDLGFAGSVAQKDIGGDERIFVEDVAEAKSVTLVLRGGTEHVVDEVERAVDDSLGVVRTTLEDGKVLPGGGAPETELALGLRDYADDVDGREALAVEAFAEAVDVIPRTLAENAGLDPIDSLVELRASHSEGNLSDGLDAYTGDVVDMQEEGVVEPLRVKTQAIESATEAAVMILRIDDVIAAGDLKGGGSDDGGDEGGPGAGGMGGGMGGMGGMGGMGGAM, from the coding sequence ATGATCATTCTCGGCGAGGATTCCCAGCGAACCCAGGGCAAGGACGCCCAGACGATGAACATCACGGCCGGCAAGGCCGTGGCTGAGGCCGTACGGACCACACTCGGTCCGAAGGGCATGGACAAGATGCTGGTCGACTCCGGCGGGAGCGTCGTCGTCACGAACGACGGCGTCACGATCCTGAAGGAGATGGACATCGACCACCCGGCGGCCAACATGATCGTCGAGGTGTCCGAGACCCAGGAGGACGAGGTCGGCGACGGCACCACGACGGCGGTCGTCATCGCGGGTGAACTCCTCGACGAGGCCGAGGACCTCATCGACCAGGACATCCACCCGACGACGCTGGCCCAGGGGTACCGCCGGGCCGCGGAGAAGGCCAAGGAGATCCTCGAAGAGAACGCCATCGACGTCTCGGCGGACGACCGCGAGACGCTCGTCAAAATCGCCGCGACGGCGATGACGGGTAAGGGTGCCGAGAGCGCCAAAGATCAGCTCGCGGACCTGCTCGTCGACGCCGTGCTCGCCGTGCGCGACGACGACGGTGTCGACACCGACAACGTCTCCATCGAGAAGGTCGTCGGCGGCGCCATCGACAACTCCGAACTCATCGAGGGCGTCATCGTCGACAAGGAACGCGTCAGCGACAGCATGCCCTACGCGGTCGAGGACGCGAACATCGCGCTGATCGACGGCTCCCTCGAAATCAAGGAGACCGAGATCGACGCCGAGGTCAACGTCACCGACCCCGACCAGCTCCAGCAGTTCCTCGATCAGGAGGAGAAACAGCTGCGCGAGATGGTCGACCACCTGAAGGAAGTCGGCGCCGACGCCGTCTTCGTGGGTAGCGGCATCGACGACATGGCCCAGCACTACCTCGCGCAGGAGGGCATCCTCGCCGTCCGACGCGTGAAGGACAGCGACCTCTCGCGACTCGCCCGCTCGACCGGCGGCACGGTCGTCGGCTCCGTCGACGACCTGACCGAGGACGACCTCGGCTTCGCCGGCTCCGTCGCCCAGAAGGACATCGGCGGCGACGAGCGCATCTTCGTCGAGGACGTGGCCGAGGCCAAGTCCGTGACGCTCGTCCTCCGCGGCGGCACCGAACACGTCGTCGACGAGGTCGAGCGCGCGGTCGACGACTCGCTCGGCGTCGTTCGCACCACGCTGGAGGACGGCAAGGTCCTGCCCGGCGGCGGTGCCCCCGAGACGGAACTCGCCCTCGGCCTGCGCGACTACGCCGACGACGTGGACGGCCGCGAGGCCCTCGCCGTCGAGGCGTTCGCCGAGGCCGTGGACGTCATCCCGCGCACCCTCGCCGAGAACGCCGGTCTCGACCCCATCGACTCGCTGGTCGAACTCCGTGCCAGCCACAGTGAAGGCAACCTCTCCGACGGCCTCGACGCCTACACGGGCGACGTGGTCGACATGCAGGAGGAAGGCGTCGTCGAGCCCCTCCGCGTGAAGACGCAGGCCATCGAGAGCGCCACCGAGGCGGCCGTCATGATCCTCCGCATCGACGACGTCATCGCTGCCGGCGACCTCAAGGGCGGCGGCAGCGACGACGGCGGCGACGAGGGCGGCCCCGGTGCCGGCGGCATGGGCGGCGGCATGGGTGGCATGGGCGGCATGGGTGGCATGGGCGGCGCGATGTAA
- a CDS encoding KH domain-containing protein → MQHVKVPQDRLGVLIGEGGETMREIERRAEVRLDIDSESGSVAIDSVGDPVTGMVAPDIVRAIGRGFRPDAALSLLDDDMRMFDLIDIDDATRNKNDLQRQKGRLIGEDGRTRELMEELTGAEVVIYGTTLGIIGQPEEVQAVRRAAEMLLDGAPHGAVYGFLERKHNELTRGADLQPSNSRGN, encoded by the coding sequence ATGCAGCACGTGAAGGTTCCGCAGGACCGTCTCGGCGTCCTCATCGGCGAAGGTGGCGAGACCATGCGGGAGATCGAGCGACGTGCCGAGGTCCGCCTCGACATCGACTCCGAGAGCGGCAGCGTCGCCATCGACTCCGTCGGTGACCCCGTCACCGGGATGGTGGCGCCGGACATCGTCCGTGCCATCGGCCGCGGCTTCCGCCCCGACGCGGCGCTCTCCCTGCTCGACGACGACATGCGGATGTTCGATCTGATCGATATCGACGACGCCACGAGGAACAAAAACGACCTCCAGCGGCAGAAGGGCCGCCTCATCGGCGAGGACGGCCGGACCCGAGAGCTGATGGAAGAACTCACGGGCGCCGAGGTGGTCATCTACGGCACCACGCTGGGCATCATCGGCCAGCCGGAGGAGGTACAGGCCGTCCGCCGGGCCGCCGAGATGTTGCTCGACGGCGCCCCCCACGGCGCGGTGTACGGCTTCCTCGAACGCAAGCACAACGAACTCACGCGCGGCGCGGACCTCCAGCCGTCGAACTCCCGCGGTAACTGA
- the rio1 gene encoding serine/threonine-protein kinase Rio1 has protein sequence MTEEYGLLDPEEGEGEDFGDEWEEIDVSDTEADRIARKRDREFTEFRKRLKDADQFKVEQSVFDDATFAAIYKLVQDGYIEAFGGPISTGKEANVYEALGAEDRDVAVKIYRINASNFQQMREYLEGDPRFEGIGSDKKKVVLAWTKKEFANLRRAKKAGVRVPEPLAVERNVLVMELVGLVEDRARRLAEVNVENPETAFEVVREYMRRLYGAGLVHGDLSEYNLIIHDGELVVIDLGQAVTVHHPNAEDFLVRDCRNVASFFTRQGIDVDADELREFVTAVEAEP, from the coding sequence ATGACAGAGGAGTACGGCCTGCTCGATCCCGAGGAAGGTGAGGGCGAGGACTTCGGTGACGAGTGGGAGGAAATCGACGTCTCCGACACCGAGGCCGACCGCATCGCCAGAAAGCGGGATCGCGAGTTCACCGAGTTCCGCAAGCGCCTGAAAGACGCCGACCAGTTCAAAGTCGAGCAGTCGGTGTTCGACGACGCCACCTTCGCCGCCATCTACAAACTGGTACAGGACGGGTACATCGAGGCCTTCGGCGGCCCCATCTCGACGGGGAAGGAGGCGAACGTCTACGAGGCGCTCGGCGCGGAGGATCGGGACGTGGCGGTGAAGATCTACCGCATCAACGCCTCGAACTTCCAGCAGATGCGGGAGTATCTCGAAGGCGACCCCCGCTTCGAGGGCATCGGCTCGGACAAGAAGAAGGTCGTCCTCGCGTGGACGAAAAAGGAGTTCGCCAATCTGCGCCGGGCGAAGAAGGCGGGTGTCCGGGTGCCGGAACCCCTCGCGGTCGAGCGGAACGTCCTCGTGATGGAACTGGTGGGGCTGGTCGAGGACCGCGCCCGACGACTGGCCGAGGTGAACGTCGAGAACCCCGAGACGGCGTTCGAGGTGGTGCGGGAGTACATGCGCCGCCTCTACGGTGCCGGCCTCGTCCACGGCGACCTCTCGGAGTACAACCTGATCATCCACGACGGCGAACTGGTGGTGATCGATCTGGGGCAGGCGGTGACGGTCCACCACCCGAACGCCGAGGATTTCCTGGTGCGGGACTGCCGGAACGTGGCTTCGTTTTTCACTCGACAGGGAATCGACGTGGACGCCGACGAACTGCGGGAGTTCGTGACCGCAGTCGAGGCGGAGCCGTAA
- a CDS encoding type II toxin-antitoxin system HicA family toxin: protein MVRRTFSGREVVKVLVNVGGFEWRRTAGDHAQLHYEHPTNENDRRWVTVPLHDELRTGTLRDIADSAGAQDFEAFCDWIDANA from the coding sequence ATGGTGCGCCGAACGTTTTCTGGGCGGGAAGTGGTGAAAGTGCTCGTGAACGTCGGTGGATTCGAGTGGCGACGAACTGCCGGAGACCACGCCCAACTGCACTACGAACATCCGACGAACGAAAACGACCGTCGCTGGGTGACGGTCCCGCTCCACGACGAACTCCGGACGGGCACGCTTCGGGATATCGCGGATAGCGCCGGCGCACAGGACTTCGAGGCGTTCTGTGACTGGATCGACGCGAACGCGTGA
- a CDS encoding type II toxin-antitoxin system HicB family antitoxin, with amino-acid sequence MASSTPDARDDEIRLWREDGWWIAKDVATGVTSQGSSRAAALSNLDEAVALHEGEIGCEPTDEELREAGIDPADNTTGDEEPPDVLK; translated from the coding sequence ATGGCGAGTTCGACGCCCGATGCCCGCGACGACGAAATCCGTCTCTGGCGCGAGGACGGCTGGTGGATCGCCAAGGACGTGGCCACCGGCGTCACCAGTCAAGGGTCGTCCCGCGCGGCTGCCCTGTCGAATCTCGACGAGGCAGTCGCGCTCCACGAGGGCGAAATCGGGTGCGAGCCGACGGACGAGGAACTCCGTGAAGCAGGGATCGACCCAGCCGACAACACCACGGGAGACGAGGAACCGCCGGACGTTCTGAAGTAG
- the eif1A gene encoding translation initiation factor eIF-1A, with amino-acid sequence MSENENGGRKDLRMPDDDEVFAVVTDMLGANRVKVRCADGTERTARIPGRMQKRIWIREDDVVLVEPWDWQDEKADISWRYEKSEADQLRREGHIE; translated from the coding sequence ATGAGCGAGAACGAGAACGGCGGGCGCAAGGACCTTCGAATGCCCGACGACGACGAGGTGTTCGCCGTCGTAACGGACATGCTCGGTGCGAACCGGGTGAAGGTGCGCTGTGCGGACGGCACGGAGCGCACCGCCCGCATTCCCGGCCGGATGCAGAAACGCATCTGGATTCGCGAGGACGACGTGGTGCTCGTCGAACCGTGGGACTGGCAGGACGAGAAGGCCGACATCTCGTGGCGCTACGAGAAGTCGGAGGCGGACCAGTTGCGGCGCGAAGGCCACATCGAGTAG
- a CDS encoding tyrosine--tRNA ligase: MDVYERITRNATEVVTEEEGRELAANPEGKRAYVGYEPSGVLHIGHMLTATKLMDLQEAGFEVTVLLADVHAYLNDKGSFEEIRETAERMKAQFLAYGLDEDRTEFVYGSEFQFDREYVLDLHALELETSISRAQRAMAEIKSGDTVTVSQAVYPLMQALDIVYLDVDLAVGGMEQRKVHMLARDTLPKIGEEAPTCLHTPLIADLETGVGKMSTSEGISISMEDSAADIEEKVNAAYCPPTRDPDPDDAGNERENPVLQIFEYHVFPRYETVVVERPDQYGGNLEYAEYESLAADLESGELHPADAKSALATYLDDLIAPGRAKLRSDA; the protein is encoded by the coding sequence ATGGACGTCTACGAGCGGATCACCCGGAACGCGACCGAGGTGGTCACCGAAGAGGAGGGACGCGAGCTGGCCGCGAATCCGGAGGGCAAGCGCGCGTACGTCGGCTACGAGCCGTCGGGCGTGCTGCACATCGGCCACATGCTCACCGCGACGAAGCTGATGGATCTGCAGGAAGCCGGCTTCGAGGTGACCGTGTTGCTCGCGGACGTCCACGCCTATCTCAACGACAAGGGGAGCTTCGAGGAGATTCGCGAGACGGCCGAGCGCATGAAGGCGCAGTTCCTCGCCTACGGCCTCGACGAGGATCGGACTGAGTTCGTCTACGGCTCGGAGTTCCAGTTCGACCGGGAGTACGTCCTCGACCTGCACGCGCTGGAACTGGAGACGAGCATCTCCCGAGCCCAGCGGGCGATGGCCGAAATAAAGAGCGGCGACACGGTGACCGTCTCGCAGGCGGTCTACCCGCTGATGCAGGCGCTCGACATCGTCTACCTCGACGTCGACCTCGCGGTCGGCGGTATGGAACAGCGGAAGGTCCATATGCTCGCCCGCGACACCTTGCCGAAGATCGGTGAGGAGGCGCCGACCTGTCTGCACACGCCGCTGATCGCCGACCTCGAGACGGGGGTCGGCAAGATGTCCACCAGCGAAGGCATCTCCATCTCGATGGAAGACTCGGCCGCGGACATCGAGGAGAAGGTCAACGCCGCGTACTGTCCGCCGACGCGCGACCCCGACCCGGACGACGCGGGGAACGAGCGGGAGAACCCGGTCCTCCAGATTTTCGAGTACCACGTCTTCCCCCGGTACGAGACGGTCGTCGTCGAACGCCCCGACCAGTACGGTGGCAATCTGGAGTACGCGGAGTACGAGTCGCTGGCCGCCGACCTGGAGTCGGGCGAGTTGCATCCGGCGGACGCGAAGAGCGCGCTGGCGACGTATCTCGACGACCTGATCGCGCCCGGACGGGCGAAGCTTCGTTCTGACGCCTGA
- a CDS encoding DUF2391 family protein, translated as MSDAEGDGASDGGVDADESADMGDLFDELQELEDLVMSDAAREQVRETMRVAMVASAAASPFGRVIRGFDRSDLTEALLGSLLFGIPMAVEGGTQEVGTFLAPRPGYLAGTFLFAVGMVIGIIYVADFQDVRVHKPIFGLIPRRLVGVIGVSLLMATLILTGWGRVDWTEPSLAAANIVVAFVPMSIGAALGDLLPGS; from the coding sequence ATGAGCGACGCCGAGGGCGACGGAGCGAGTGACGGTGGCGTCGACGCCGACGAGTCGGCCGACATGGGCGACCTCTTCGACGAACTGCAAGAACTCGAAGACCTCGTGATGTCCGACGCCGCCCGCGAACAGGTCCGCGAGACGATGCGGGTGGCGATGGTGGCCAGCGCCGCCGCGAGCCCGTTCGGGCGCGTCATCCGCGGATTCGATCGGAGCGACCTCACGGAGGCGTTGCTCGGGAGCCTCCTGTTCGGTATCCCGATGGCCGTCGAGGGCGGCACACAGGAAGTGGGAACCTTCCTCGCCCCGCGCCCCGGCTATCTCGCCGGCACGTTCCTCTTCGCCGTCGGGATGGTCATCGGCATCATCTACGTCGCGGACTTCCAGGACGTGCGCGTCCACAAACCGATCTTCGGGCTGATTCCGCGGCGGCTGGTGGGCGTGATCGGCGTCTCCCTGTTGATGGCCACCCTCATCCTGACCGGGTGGGGACGGGTCGACTGGACGGAGCCGAGCCTCGCCGCCGCGAACATCGTCGTCGCGTTCGTCCCCATGAGTATCGGCGCGGCGCTGGGTGACCTGTTGCCCGGGTCGTAA